The stretch of DNA ATCTGGATAATCCTGCCTTCCAGAAAGGCCTGCTCGTTCTTTGCGTCGTCATACTCGGAGTTTTCACTCAAATCTCCGAACTCGATGGCTTCTTTGATACGCTGCGCTACTTCCTTGCGACGCTTAGTCTCTAAATGGCGCAACTCTTCGACTAATTTGCTGTAACCTTCTTTGGTGAGAATGACTTCTTTCTCTGACAAACCGTTTCGCTCCTTTACATCTTAGAGGCCTTTGGCAACGATGCCGACCTCACGCGAGACTAGCTAAGTATTATATGGAAACGCCGTATAATTGTCAAAATATTTGTACCCGCGCATGGTCGTAAAAGATATCGGCAATACGGAAAAGAGTATTAGCGGGTATCGCCTGAATCATCGTGCTTAAAAGCGGGTCCCGTGCTAAACTCGGCACGCTCAGGATATGCCGGAGAGTTTAGGTTGCGCTCACGTGATTCTATTGGGCTAGGGCCATCTCAAATCGTGCTTTTTCCTTGATCTTTTGGATATGGGCATCGGTAAGTTTTCGCTCAAAACTCCGCAACCCCGCCAACTTAAAGCCGTGCTTCTCGGCAAAACCGTTTATCTCGCGGATTTTATCGACGCTTATATCTTTACCGAGCGTATAGTTCTCATAGCGCCCCTCCAGGGAGAGAATCATGGTCTCGGCCATACACGCGAGCGCCAACCGCTTAGGAAGGCCGAAATTGAAATTGAACTCGACATGCCCGGGCACCTCGACCACGCCTCCGTCGATTACCAAAACATCGGGTCTCGCCCTGACGACCAGCTCGGCAACGTCGCGCGGTCTAGCCACATCGCAGACGACGGCTCCCGCTTTTATAATCTCAGGCTTGATTATCGCATCCGCTGCTCCCGTTACGGTGATGATAATATCCGCCGAGCTTATCGCCGTGAGCGATGTGCTCACCTCGAGCGAACCGACCTTGCCCGCAAGCCGCGCGGCGAGTTTGTCGAGTCGCCTCTCATCCCGCCCGATAAGCGTCAAGCCGCCGACCTGCCCGGCGAGTATCTCCGCGCATGCGCTCCCTATCGAGCCCGTCGCTCCGACAACCGCCAGCCGAGACACGGCCAAATCTATCTCCATTTTCCGCGCCGCCTCGAGCGTGCCTTCGATAGCCGTCGCTATCGTGTAGGTGTTACCCGTCGTAATGGGAACCTTCGAGATTTTCGCCACTTCTCTACCGCCATCACCGGGGATTGCGGTAAACGCGCCGAGCCCGACGATTTTCGCCCCCTCTTTTCTCCCGACTTCGCAGGCTTTGGCTATCTTTTCGACGACATACTCTTGTTCCAGGTCGAAGAATTGGTTGGGCAAGAACGGGACGACTATGAACCAGCCGGCGGCAAGCTTGCCGGTTTGCGATTTTATGCCGGTAATCTCCGAAATCACAAACGGTTTGCGCCTTTTGAGGACGCTCCCGATTACGCGCGGCGAAATCTTCTTGGCTATCTTATATTTTTTTGCCACGTCTTCGATGTCCATCGGATGTATTAAAAAACCAAAAGTCTCCATCTCTTCTCCCTGCGCCAAACAAATCATTAGTTCTTCATCGACTATGCTGTCTATGCTGTCAGTTCAGTCGTTCGATTCTCGGTTTGAAATCGAGCCTCTTAAGAAGCTCTAAATAATCCTGTGCTTCGACCTCTTCCCACTCTTTACCCAAAAGCGCCAAGAAGGCCGCCTCCAGCACATTCGTCCCGAACGAGCGGCCCTCAAAGACCGGCGTGGTCGTAATTAGCAGCTCGACTCCGCGCCGCTTCAAGTCCGCGACATCGTCCGCGGTGGTCGTGTTGGTCAATATCCATTTACCCTTAAGATTCGCGGGCATATATTTTCTTATAAACAAATAGTCGCCGGCTATGATATCCGCTTCCTCGTAAAAGCGCGCATACTTCTCGTTCGACTCCTGCTCTTGCTTGCTTCCCGTCGGATACAACAACTTAAAGGGCATTCTGGTGACGATCGGCAATACTATCTTTGCGATTCTCGTAAAATTGTCCATCGTCCGGATAGGAAGCGGTATGTTCAGGCCGAATATCAAATCGCCGAATATCATCCTCGAACCCTGTAGGTCGATTGCTTGGGCCATCCCAAAACGGTCGACCGCGCTGACCATCAAGACCGTCTTATCGGAAAAAGACAGCCCGGCGTCCTCGACCAGATAACGGACCGTCTCGCGCTCCAAAGTGTCTTTAAGCCCACTTCCGTCGACGACCGGAGTCTCCTTGACGACATTCTTGAGTTTTTGCGCATCGCGTATGGCATAACGCCGGCCATCGGCAACGAGGTACAAATCGATGCCGCCGAGGCCTATCGCATCGACCTTGCCGTCGAGTTCACGCAGAACCTCCATGGTCTTTTTCATGTCCCCATCGGTCCCGAGGCGCTCGATTGTCATTCGTTCACCAAGAAGCTCTAGTTCAACTCTATGGTTTCTTTTTGAAGACCCCAAACTTGCGCTTACGACTCGTTTCAAGGCTCGGCCCCCTCCCGTCGGTAATGCTTTCCAGCAGATCGCATAAGACCTCGGGCTTTACCTTCTTATCTTTTTTGATGGGAGAGTTCCCCAGCGGGACGCCGATTACCTCGCGGTCGAGGATTTTTTCGAGCATAGCGATGCGCTTATCCGACGCCAGAAAGACGACCACATCGAAATCTTTGAGACTCGCCAAGAGTTCGAGGAGTTCATTGAATATCTCCGCGCCGCTCCGCCTCAGCACATAGTCCTTGCGCTCTTTTTCGCTCAAGAAATAGACGAGGTCGACCGCGAACTTCCCCGCGACCGACTCCAGCTCTTCTTTATTGGCTAAAGGAAAGCCGATGACGGCGATACGGTTTCCCCGCCGAACTTCCCCCAAGCCTTCGAGATGCGATACGAAGGCCCTCTCGACACCGAGCGAGAACGCGACCTCCTGCTGGGTCGCCCCGACGGCACGGCGATTTAGGATCTCGCCGATGATATTTGAAAGCCTGTCGCGGTCGACTATTTTATCGCCGATTCTGAGCAGCTTCATCGTTCCCCTTGTGCACAATTTTGTGTACAATTTCTTCTATAGTTTAAACCAACGCTCGCGGGAGTTCAACTATCACTCGCTCGTGCTTTGCGGAAGCTCGCCGAGCTTAAGCGAGAGCGATTCCTTTTTGCCCCCCCTGTAAATCTCGAGTTCGATAGTCTCGCCTACCTTGTTGTCCCGGACGATGCCGACCAACTCATCCATGGTCGCGATCGTCACACCATCGATCTTTGTCACGACATCGCCGCCGATTATTATCTCACCCTGGCTGGTAATAAGGCGCTTGTCGCCGCCTTTTATCCCGGCGACCGCCGCGGGGCTTCCCTGGAAGACCCGTACTATCAGAACCCCCCGGTCCACGGGTAGCTTCATGAGGTCGGCGAACTCTTTGTTGATCTCGATACCGCTTATGCCCACCCACGGATGGCTCGCTCTCCCTTCATCTTCGAGCTGCGCGGTGATGTCCCTGACCGTGTTGCTGGGCACCGCAAACGCGACACCGGCGAAATCGCCCGAGCGCGCGGCAATCTGCGAATTGACGCCGATTACCTTTCCGGTCGCGTCTATCAGCGGCCCGCCGCTGTTGCCCGGGTTGACCGCCGCATCGGTCTGGACGACATTGCGGATTTTAAACTGCCCGTTCGGCGAGTCGATGGTCCGGTTGAGGGCGCTGATAATCCCTTCGGTCATCGTCCCCTCAAGCCCGAACGGTGAGCCGATGGCATATACCGAATCGCCGACTTTCAGCTTCGAGCTGTCGCCAAGCTCGAGGACTTCCAACTCGCGCTTACCCGGGTCTATCTTAAGAAGCGCGAGGTCCGTGTTGATGTCGGTGCCTAAAAGTTTAGCTTCGACCTCGGACTTGTCACTTAAGACCACGGTAATTCGGCTCGCCTTCACGTTCGAGCCTTCGACGACATGGGCGTTGGTGACGATGAGGCCTGTGCCGTCGATAATAAAGCCGGAACCTTCGGCTACCTGCGTCTCGACAATCGGAAAGCCGAAGAAGTCGGTTCGCGCTCCCGTAAAGGCAGACCTTACATGGACGACACCGTTGTTGAATCGCTCGTACACCTCAGCCGGCGATAAGGCCCGCTGAGACGTTTTAGCCCCGGAGTCGGGCGCGGTCGTAGTGGTCGTCGCCCCGGTAACCGCAGCGTCCCGTTGCGGGACAACGTAAGTGATACCCCCAAAGACCAGCGCGCCGCCGACAATAGCTGCGACAAGGCTCGTAATGGCTGTTTTCCACATATGTGTCTTCCTTCCCTGACATAAATAGACTTGAGCCGGTGCTAAGAAGTAATGGTTTGTGGGCTTGGTTCGTTCGTTATCGATAAAGACTTCGATTTCCGTGTATTATGATTTGCGAGATAGCCGCGGGTCGCTGAATCCGCGTGTCGAAGCGGAACTCTGTCCTAGCCTGGGATTTCCTTGTTGCGCTCATAGATGCGCTGAAGGCCGGTGAGCGTCAGCAACGTGTCGATTGCGGTAATACGTTTACACTCGGGCGCCATGAGCGCGGCCAGGCCGCCGGTCGCTACGACATGCTCGACCTTGCCCATCTCGTCTTCGAAGCGCTCCACGACACGGTCGACAAGGCCGCCGGTTCCTATCATCACCCCGGCCTGGATGCTCTTTCTGGTGTTCGTGCCGATTGCGCAAGTCGGATGGATCAGGTCGACCTTGGATAGTCTCGCCGCCCTGCCAAACAAGGCCTCGGCCGAGACTTCTACCCCGGGCGCGATAGCCCCGCCGAGATACTCGCCGCTCTTGCTTATCGCGTCGAAGGTCGTGGCTGTCCCGAAATCGACTACGATAAGCGGGCTGCCATAGATCTCTACTCCCGCGACGGCGTTGGCGATACGGTCGGCCCCCATCTCAAAGGGGTCGTCATATAGTATGGGTATGCCTGTTTTCGTCTCCGAATCGACAAAGAGCGGCTCCATATTGAGGATGCCGGTCGACATCTCGCGCAACGCACCGGTCACCGAGGGAACGACCGACGAGACAACTACCCCCGTAATGTCCTTGAACGTAAAGCCGGCCAACTTAAAGAGATCCGAGATCGAGACCGCGAACTCATCCGAGGTCGTATCGCGCCTCGTGGAGACGCGCCAACCGCCCACCAATTCCCTCTTCTTGAAGAGACCTAGAACCGTTTGCGTATTTCCAACATCAATCGTTAGTAACAAGCGTTGAGGCAATTACCGAGAACCCCCTTTATTTAAGGAAAAAATATAAACACCAACATTATAGCAGGAAGCCTGCGAGAGGTTTATATATAAAAAATAGATTTGCTTCTAAATCGATTACCCTACAAGCCTATCCATGTTGTAACATCCGGATTGCGAGGTACGGCGGCGGGTTCCGCCTCCGGATATCCCATCGGCAGGACGGCCACAAGCTCGAAATCTTTTAGTCCCAAGTGGACCATGATTTCGGACTCTATCCAAAGCGTCGATGTCAGGCAAACCGAACCAAGCCCCAGCGACCAGGCCGTAAGCTGCATGTTCTGGATAGCGGCGCCACATGCCAGCAAATCGATTCGGTGCGCGTAATCGCTCCTCCTCTTGCCCATATAGACAATGACTACGACGGGGGCTCCGCCCAGGTCTTGCGCGAACTTCGTTATCGATTCCTCGCTAATATATTGCGCCTCTCCCGGGTAAAGGGCGAGAATGTCCGCCAGATAGGCCGGGAATTTCCTCAAGATTTTGACGAGTTCATCTCGTTTTTCGCCGGCTACGACCATAAAGCGCCACGGCTGACTATTGAGAGGCGAGGGGGCCGCGGTGCCCGCCTCTATGACCTTCTCCAACATCTCCCTGGTTGCCGGCTTCGGCTGGAACTTACGGACGGTTCTTCTGGCGAATATAGCGTCTTCGAGACTGAGCGCATCTTCTCTTGCTTCTTTATCTATTCTCATAAGCCGCCCCTTTTAGATAATCCCGAATAATCTCGAAATATACTAGGTATTAATTCGAATATAATATATCTAATCGAAAAAGTCATTATCTAGCGAATCCATAAGAGTTGATCGGCCCGGGGCTTGGTGGTGATGTTAGCGGTGGGTCGACTTACCGTCCGCGAGGCCGACCTTCCTCGCTACAGCCGTCGCGGCGACCGCTTTAATAACGTCAAAGATTATAAACGGCGCGGCGCCGGCGAGAGCCGCCTGCGTAAGCGACATTCCGGTCACGAGAGCTAGCTGGGCGACACCGGGAACGTAAATGGCAACGATGCCCGCGCCCATCGCAACGGCCGGCCGCCATATGGAGCTTTCCCCTCGCGAGCCCAAGCCTATAGCGCCGACTACGATAGCCGCCAGGATGAAGCCGAACAAATACCCCCCTCTCGGTCCGACAAGCACACCGATTCCCGCCGTCCCGCCGGCAAAGACCGGCAAGCCGACGATACCAAGAAGGATATAGACGACCATGCTGAGCGCGCCGTATACCGGTCCGAGCACTAAGCCCGCGAGCAGCACGAAAAAGACTTGAAGGGTGACGGGGACGGATCCGATAGGGATTGCGACTATGGCCGTCGCGGCGGTAAGCGCCGCGATAAGCGCGGCTTTCGCCATGAGAGAGACGTTCAAATAACTCAGCTCCTTATTGTAAACCTTCTACATTATCCAGGTTTACAATTATATTAAGAACCGAGTCCGCGGTCAAGTATCCTATGTTTTGACTGTGACATCACCGGCGGCAAAGGTCCGGACCTCGCCATCCGCCTGACGTAGACGTATGGCGCCGAAATCGTCGACGCCCGCGAAAAGACCTTCTTCTACCCCTTGATGCGTGTCGAGAACGATATGCTTATTTACCATATTGCAGCGCCGCAGCCAATCGGAGAGGACTCCCTCCCAGTCCCCGGCGAGCAATCGGCGATATTCTTGCTCAAGCATCGAGAAGAGCGTCGCGACAAAGGGCGCCCGCGCTATCTCCCGGCCCGACACCTCGGCAAGGCTCGTCGCGCGCTCTCGCGTTTCAACCGGGATAGCATCCTTCGTGATATTGGCGTTGATGCCGAACCCTATGACGAGGTGCTCGATGCGGTCCGCTTGGGCGCTCAGCTCCAGCAGTATCCCGCATACTTTACGGCCCTCTATCAAGACATCGTTCGGCCATTTTATCTCCGGTGTAATATCGAGGGTTTCAATCGCCTTGGCGGCCGCGACAGCGGCGAGTAGTGTGAAGCGGGTCGTCCCGAGCGGCGCTAACGGCGGGCGTAAGATGACCGAGAGCCAAATGCCGCCGCGCGGCGAGGCCCAGCTCCGCTCGAGTCGTCCCCGACCGGCCGTCTGCGCTTCGGCTATGACGACGGTTCCCTCCGGAGCCCCGTTTTCCGCTAATTCCTTGGCGAGATTGTTCGTGGAGTCGACCTCTTCGCGGTGGACGACTCTAAGGCCTATGGTCTCGGCTCTAACGAGTGCCGCCAACTCCTCCGGTATGAGAAGGTCGGGAGAGGAGACAAGCCGGTAGCCGCGCCTTGGAGCCGCTTCTATCACATAGCCTTTAGTCCGCAGACCCTCTATCTGCTTCCAGATAGCCGCCCGCGATACCGACGCGCCGACAGCGAGTTCTTGCCCGGACACATAGCGATCTTTACGCTCCTTGAGCGTCGCTATCACCGCTTGTTCCTTTGTCCGCTCGACCACGTCTCCTCCTTATGATATACAGCGCGCTCAAGGCGATTACCACCGCTAGAACAATTAGACTGAAGTTACCGACGAGCTTGCTGAGCAGCCGCCAATTCTGACCGAAAAAGAACCCCAGTAAACCGATTCCGACCGTCCACGAGACGACGGCGGCTATGGTATAGATGAGAAACTTCCCGAAATTCATCTTCGAGGCGCCGGCGATGAGCGGCACAAAGACCCTGACCCCGGCCGCAAACCTTCCGATAAAGACCGTTTTTGGGCCGTGAATCGCGAAATACTCCTCGGCCGCGTCGATCTTTTCGGGCGATACCAAGCGTCCGCCATACCGCTTGATAAACGGGCGGCCGCCTTTCCGGCCGATTACGTATCCCGTGATATTGCCGAGAATCGCGGCTACGGCGGCTGTGATGATGACGTAGTAGATATTGAGATTCCCTTGTGCGGCGACGAACGACGCCAAAAGCAAGACCGTCTCCCCCGGGACCACCAGGCCAATTACGAAGAGGTTCTCCATCAAGAGAAACAGGAAGACAATATAATACCCGTACATATCGAAATAGCGGATTAGAAAATCCAGTATCTGAGCTTCGTTCAACTCCACAGCCTCTCAATCATCATCTCGACCTTCGACCGCCGAACCAGGCCGGCAACGACATCGAACCCTGTAGATATTAAAGTGGAAATAGCCTATAAACACAAGGGTACCGTCGGACAAATCCGCTTCCGGCTAGCGGCGATACCCCACGACCTCGAGCGATATGTCGAGCGGCTTCGCCGCCTGCGTTAGCGCCCCGACCGAGATGCGGTCGACGCCGGTTGCGGCGACATCGGCGATATTCGCGAGCGTAATCCCGCCGGAGGCCTCCTTGAGCGCCCGGTCTCCGATGAGCCCCACCGCCTCCCTTAAGAGTGTCGTGTCCATGTTGTCGAGCAGAATGATATCGGCTCGCGCCTCGACCGCCGCCCGCGCCTCGTCTAAGGTCTCCGCTTCGACCTCGACGACAAGGTTAGGGTATGCGTCGCGGGCCTTGCGCACGGCCGCTTCGATGTCACGGGTGACCCCGATATGATTGTCTTTGATGAGTATCTGGTCGTAGAGTCCGAATCGGTGGTTACGCGCACCGCCGGTTCGGGCGGCATACTTCTCGAGATAGCGCAACCCCGGCGTGGTCTTTCGTGTGTCCAACAGGTCGACGCCGGTCCCCTCAAGAGCTTTCACGTACTTGGCGACCTCGGTCGCGATGCCGGAGAGGTGCTGCAAAAAGTTGAGCGCGGTCCGCTCGCCCGCGAGCACCGCCAGCGCGTCCCCCGACACCTCGGCAATCCGGGTGCCCGCCTCGACTTGGGCCCCGTCATCGAAGAAAGCCTTGAACTCGAGCGCGTCGTCGAGATAGGCAAAAGTCCGCTCCGCCACGGCCAGTCCGGCAATCACTCCCGGACTCTTGACGAGGATCTCGGCGCGCACCTTCAGCCCGGGTCCGATAGTCGCCTTTGACGTAACATCCCCGGCCTCGCCAAGGTCTTCCCCGAGCGCGCGCGCCACCACTATTTCGATCTCCCGCTCCAGCAGATGCTTATCCGGCAACCATATCCTCCGCGTAACGATTTTCAAGATGTATCAGCCAACGGTCACTCGGCTCCGGGTAATCTTCCCGGTAATGGACCCCGCGCGATTCCTTACGCGTGAGCGCCGATTTTATCAGCAAACCCGCGATACACAACATATTTTGGAATTCGAAACCGGCCGGCTCCGTAAAACCGGCCTTAAGGATATCGTCTTTCCTGTTGACCTCGGATAGCGCGAACAAGAGGCCTTCTTCGTTGCGGACGACCCCGGCGTAATCGGTCATCAGCTTCTGGAGCCGACTCCGCTCCGCGGCGATATCGACATCGCTAACGGGTTTGTCCGCGCTATATCGGAACCTTATCTCTTCGACCGGCTGGTCCTCTTCGGCCGCGAGTTCTCTCATGACCGCCGTCGAGATGCGCTTACTAAAGACCAACCCCTCCAGCAGCGAGTTGCTCGCGAGCCGGTTTGCGCCGTGCACGCCGGTGCAGGAGGTCTCGCCGGTGGCATAGAGACCCGCAAGGTTGGTCTCGCCATTGAGGTCGGTTTTGACCCCGCCCACCGTATAATGCGCCGCGGGCCTCACCGGTATCAAATCCTTCGAAATATCTATGCCTACCTCCCGGCAACGGCTCCAGATATTGGGGAAGCGCTCCCGCAGTATCGATTGCGATATATGGGTGGCGTCGAGATAGACCGGTTTATCGTGACAACACTCCATCACCCGGACCATCTCTCTGGTCACGACGTCTCGCGGCGCCAGCTCGGCGAGCGGGTGCCTGCCGACCATAAAGCGCTCGCCGTCGCAATCTCTAAGATAAGCCCCCTCGCCGCGCAAAGCCTCGGTTATGAGGAACCTCGGCATCGCGTCACGGTCGAGCGCGGTCGGGTGGAACTGGATGAACTCCATATCGGCGAGGACCGCTCCCGCGCGGTAAGCCATCGCTATGCCGTCGCCGGTCGATATCGTCGGGTTGGTCGTCACCGAATACAACTGCCCCGCTCCGCCCGTCGCCAAAATCACGGCTTTGGCGAAATGGGCGACCATGCTTCCCGTGGGCTCATCGAAGGTAAGCACTCCGACGCAGCGCCCTTTATCCACCAGCAGGTCTACCGAGAACCTGTGCTCGAAGACCCGGATGCTCTGCCAGGCGTTAGCGGTTCGAATCAGGGTGGCCTCGATCTCGCTGCCGGTCGAGTCGCCCGAATGGAGTACCCGCGCCAGCGAGTGCCCCCCCTCCCTGGAGAGGCCGATGCGGTCGCCCCGCCAGTCAAACTGCGCGCCCATGCTAATCAGGTCGCCGATGCGGTCGGGACCTTCGCCCACCAGAACGCTTACGGCCTCCCGGTCACAGAGACCGGCGCCGGCCTCGAGCGTATCCCTGAAGTGGAGTTTCGGAGAGTCTTCCCGGCTGACTGCGGTCGCGACGCCGCCTTGGGCATACCAGGTGGCCGTCTCTTTGAGTTCGCTTTTGGTGACGACCGCCACATCGAACTGTTTCGAAATTTCGAGCGCGGCGGTCAAGCCCGCGATGCCGCTTCCGACAACCACCGCGTCGGTGAAGACCTTTTCGATATTGTCCGTATCGTAATTTACTAAATATCTGGGAATCATATTCGCAAACTTCTCAACGATGATTATGCGCGAATAGCGCGTGTTGCCTGCTAAAACCGGAACATCTAGACTATCTCGAGCATCCGGTCGATAGCCCGTTTCGCCCGCGCCGCGATATCCTCCGGAACCGTTATGACATACTCCATGTCCTGGAGGGACCATAAGACTTTTTCCAGAGTTATCCGCTTCATATTTGGGCAAACCGAGCGCTCGGAGCCTGTGTAAAATATCTTGCCCGGATTTTCCTTCTCCAGGCGATGGATTATCCCCATCTCGGTGCCGATGATGAATTCCGTATCGCTCGACGCGTTGACGTAACGGAGGATTCCCTCGGTGCTCGCCACCGCATCGGCAAGCGCGATGACCTCCTCTGTGCACTCGGGATGGACGACTATCTTGGCGTTCGGATGCGCCTCTTTGCGCGCGGTGACAGACTGGGCGGTAATCCGGCGATGGGTCGGGCAAAAACCGTTCCAGAGAATTATCTTCTTCGAGGTCTGCGTCGAGACATAATGCCCGAGATGTTGGTCGGGCGTGAAGATTATCTCATCGGAATCGACGGCGTTGACGACTTTTACGGCATTGGCCGAGGTGCAGCAGTAGTCGCTTTCGGCCTTGACCTCGGCGCTGGAATTGACATATGTGACGACCGGCACCCCCGGATGCTCGGCCTTGAGTTCTCTTAGTTTGTCGACCGTCACCATATCGGCCATCGGGCACCCCGCATCGATATCCGGTAACAGCACCGTCTTTTGAGGCGAAAGAATCGCCGCAGTCTCGGCCATAAAATGAACGCCGCAGAAGACGATGACATCGGCGTCGGTATCCGACGCCTGCCTGCTCAAACCGAGGGAATCACCGACGAAATCGGCTATGTCCTGAACCTCGCCTATCTGGTAGTTGTGAGCCAGTATTATCGCGTTCCTCTCTTTTTTCAGCCTGAGAATCTCGTTTACTAAATTTTCACCGCAATCCAAGACAGCTAACACCTCTCGCTTTTATTTAGTCGCGCCCTTGCTTTTTATTTAGTCACGCCCCCGCTCTGCCATTATAGCGTTATAGCGCCCTCAATCCAAACTGCCGATTATTTTGACCGCTTGACCTTCGATTCCGGCGAGACGCTCACTTACCGCACACCCGCTCGGCAACACCAGCCGCGGCGCGATATCGCCGAGCGGCGCCAGCACGAACGCCCGACTCTCCATCTCCGGATGAGGAATAACCAAGTCCTTCTCCGCAATCAAGGCGTCCCCGTAGAGGAGGATATCGATATCGATGGTTCTCGGGCCCCAGCGCTCGCCCCGGACTCTGTGGAGCCGTTCCTCGACTCGATGTGCCATGTTTAGCAGCTCTCGCGGGGATAGACTCGTCTCGATACGCGCTACCATATTGTAAAAATCGCCCTGCTCGACGCCGCCGACCGCGACCGTCTCGTAGAGCGGAGATAGTTTTTCGACGGAAACCCCGTCGCTCTCGCCTATTATTCTGAGCGCTTCTTTGAGGTTGCGACGACGGTCACCCAGGTTGGAACCTAAGCCGAGATAGGCTTCGACCGACCCGGTCACGAACCCGCCCCGCCGGTTATAGCGTCGACGACGGTCGCCGCCCGGCGTGCCTCTTTCACATCATGTACCCTAACGATGCCCGCGCCCTTGGATATTGCGTAAACGATTGTCGCGAGCGTCCCCTCGAGGCGCTCTTCCGCCGGCGCATCGAGTATCGTTCCGATAAACGCCTTACGCGACGTGCCGATAAGAATCGGGAATCCCAGGCTCTTAAACTCCGATAAGCGCCGCAACAGCTCCAGGTTGTGTTCGAGGGTCTTGCCGAAACCGATACCCGGGTCGACTATGATATTGTGCTCGGCCACACCGGCCGCTATCGCCTGCCGCGCCTGCCCGTCGAGCCGGTCGATGACTTCGGCGACGACATCTCCGTAGACCGGGTCTTGCTGCATATCCCGGGGCGTGCCCTTCATATGCATTATAACAACCGGAACGTTTCGCTCAGCCGCGAGCGCTATCATCGCCCCGTCGCGAAGGCCGCCTATATCGTTGATGAGCGATGCTCCCGCATCGAGCGCGCTCCTCGCGACGTCGGGTTTGTAGGTATCGATCGATACCGGGACATCGATTTCGGCGGATAACCGCTCAATCAGCGGGACGACCCGCTTGAACTCTTCATCGAGACCTACCTCCGCCGCCCCCGGACGCGTCGACTCACCGCCGACGTCGATGATATCAGCCCCTTCGCTTACCATTCGCTTCGCTTGTGCGAGCGCGTCTTCCAAACTGAAATACCGTCCTCCGTCAGAGAACGAGTCGGGTGTTACGTTGAGGATACCCATGATGTGCGTTCGCGACGCCAATTCGAGCGCAAACCGGCCGGCCTGTAAGACAGGTGGTTTCTTTGTATAGCTTTCGAGCGTTTTCTCGATGTCTTTGGCGAGCGCCGGCAGGCCAAACGGTTGCTTGGAGAGCTTGTCGAGTAACGCGTCGAACTGCTTGGCCGTACCCATGAGAATCATATCGATTTTTCTCGCGTCGAGCATGTAAAGCTCATACGGTGCGGCGGCTTCGCCGCCTCGGGCCAGCATCTCCTGCTTGATTATGTTTGCCGCCCTACAGTCGATACCGGTAATCTTGACCAACCGGTATATCCCCTTCGGGGACATGATATCGATGCCCTCCGGCGACACGCGCATCATCTTCAGCGCTTC from Actinomycetota bacterium encodes:
- the folP gene encoding dihydropteroate synthase, translating into MRPRVLNIDSVEAVREALKMMRVSPEGIDIMSPKGIYRLVKITGIDCRAANIIKQEMLARGGEAAAPYELYMLDARKIDMILMGTAKQFDALLDKLSKQPFGLPALAKDIEKTLESYTKKPPVLQAGRFALELASRTHIMGILNVTPDSFSDGGRYFSLEDALAQAKRMVSEGADIIDVGGESTRPGAAEVGLDEEFKRVVPLIERLSAEIDVPVSIDTYKPDVARSALDAGASLINDIGGLRDGAMIALAAERNVPVVIMHMKGTPRDMQQDPVYGDVVAEVIDRLDGQARQAIAAGVAEHNIIVDPGIGFGKTLEHNLELLRRLSEFKSLGFPILIGTSRKAFIGTILDAPAEERLEGTLATIVYAISKGAGIVRVHDVKEARRAATVVDAITGGAGS